One Chitinophagales bacterium genomic window carries:
- a CDS encoding TonB-dependent receptor has protein sequence MGKFKIPFLLFLMLFAVGPLSAQDTLKGIVAEENHKGHLNPLVGVNVYWPGTSIGTVTDSNGIFTVECLHETHPLVVSYVGYVSDTLSIANHDFLTIILKNTRELQEVEISYRKKSAEISFLDPAKTLQISQKELFKAACCNLSESFETTPSVDVSFTDAITGTRQIQMLGLASAYTSVTKENLPYLRGLGAGQGFSWLPGTWIQSIQLSKGCGSVVNGYEGIAGQINVEPLKAEESPPNTLNVFLNQEGRTEMNMNLFNSVNPNWSATTLLHGSGKPFKIDNNKDGFMDFPRKYLVTGMSRWKYDSHTGLESEIGLTALRQDEVGGQMRFRITEPRDTLHPYGYGMKTNRVEAFLKLGYVFPEKRYKSFGLQLSGVWHDLNGFFGLRNYSATQYSSYSNFIYQSILGNSNNKFKTGISMQADFFDESLDSLRFDRTEYVPGAFFEYTFTHLDKITLVAGGRVDYNPNYGLYAVPRLHARFALTPTTVLRLSGGAGHRTPSIIAENIGLLATSRTLIIIPNDDVHTGFRLKPELAWNYGISFTQEFSLKERDGTFSIDFYRTDFQNQVVIDLDHNPREVRFYNLNGKSRSNSIQAQLDMEIIERFDIRLSYRWYDVKTTYTRGFLEKPLVAAHRAFINLAYETAKKDRAWKFDITAQWLSRKRIPYTASNPMPYRLHAYSPHFFLMNAQISKAFKRGVEIYAGMENILNFMQHDPILASDQPYSGYFDSSLIWGPVFGRTAYAGFRYNFYWKKDSPPAQSGPK, from the coding sequence ATGGGAAAATTTAAAATACCTTTTCTGTTATTTCTTATGCTATTCGCTGTGGGTCCTCTTTCAGCGCAGGACACCCTGAAAGGAATAGTAGCTGAGGAAAATCACAAAGGGCATCTGAATCCCCTTGTGGGAGTAAATGTGTACTGGCCCGGAACAAGCATTGGTACGGTGACTGACTCAAATGGAATTTTCACGGTAGAATGCCTGCACGAAACACATCCTTTGGTGGTTAGCTATGTGGGCTATGTGTCCGATACCCTTAGCATTGCCAATCATGATTTTCTAACCATTATCCTGAAAAACACAAGAGAGCTTCAGGAAGTGGAAATATCTTACCGGAAAAAATCTGCTGAAATTTCCTTTCTTGACCCCGCAAAAACACTTCAGATCTCACAGAAAGAATTGTTCAAAGCTGCCTGTTGCAACTTGTCTGAAAGTTTTGAAACCACTCCCTCGGTGGATGTATCTTTTACAGACGCCATCACAGGTACCCGTCAGATTCAGATGCTAGGCCTGGCCAGTGCATATACCTCCGTCACAAAAGAAAATTTACCCTACCTGCGTGGATTGGGGGCCGGACAAGGCTTTTCCTGGTTACCAGGAACATGGATTCAGTCTATTCAGCTCAGCAAAGGCTGTGGCTCCGTTGTAAACGGCTATGAAGGCATAGCCGGTCAGATCAACGTAGAACCCCTCAAAGCCGAAGAGTCTCCTCCCAACACGTTGAATGTATTTCTCAATCAGGAGGGCCGGACCGAAATGAATATGAACCTGTTTAACTCGGTAAACCCCAACTGGAGTGCAACTACTTTGCTGCACGGCAGTGGCAAACCCTTTAAGATAGATAACAACAAAGATGGCTTCATGGACTTCCCCAGAAAATATCTCGTAACAGGAATGAGCCGTTGGAAATATGATAGCCATACAGGCCTGGAAAGCGAAATTGGCCTCACCGCCTTGCGACAGGATGAAGTGGGAGGGCAAATGCGTTTCCGCATAACCGAGCCCCGGGATACCCTTCATCCCTATGGATACGGAATGAAAACCAACCGCGTGGAAGCATTTCTGAAATTAGGATACGTGTTTCCGGAAAAAAGATATAAAAGCTTTGGCCTGCAGCTCTCCGGGGTATGGCACGACCTCAACGGCTTTTTCGGACTACGCAATTATTCGGCCACCCAGTATAGCAGTTATTCCAATTTCATTTATCAATCTATTCTTGGAAATTCCAACAATAAATTCAAAACCGGTATCAGCATGCAGGCTGATTTTTTTGATGAAAGCCTGGACTCCCTCCGCTTTGACCGAACTGAATATGTCCCCGGAGCTTTCTTTGAATACACGTTTACGCATCTGGATAAAATAACCCTCGTCGCTGGCGGCCGCGTAGACTACAATCCTAATTACGGGCTGTATGCCGTACCGCGCCTGCATGCCCGTTTTGCGCTTACGCCAACTACGGTACTGCGCCTTTCCGGAGGAGCAGGGCATCGCACACCCAGTATCATAGCCGAAAACATAGGCCTGCTGGCGACCTCAAGAACGTTAATCATTATTCCCAATGATGATGTGCACACCGGCTTTCGCCTGAAACCCGAACTGGCATGGAACTATGGCATCAGCTTCACACAGGAATTTTCATTAAAAGAACGCGATGGCACTTTCAGCATAGATTTTTACAGAACAGATTTTCAAAATCAGGTGGTGATTGATCTGGACCACAATCCGCGGGAAGTGCGGTTCTATAACCTGAACGGCAAATCGCGCTCCAACAGCATTCAGGCGCAGCTTGACATGGAAATCATAGAGCGCTTTGACATCCGGCTTTCCTATCGCTGGTATGATGTGAAAACAACTTATACGCGCGGCTTTCTGGAAAAACCGCTGGTGGCTGCCCACCGGGCATTTATCAATCTGGCTTACGAAACCGCCAAAAAAGACAGAGCATGGAAATTTGACATCACCGCACAGTGGTTGAGTCGCAAGCGCATTCCCTACACGGCATCCAATCCGATGCCCTATCGCCTCCATGCATATTCTCCCCACTTCTTTCTGATGAATGCACAGATAAGCAAAGCCTTTAAACGAGGCGTGGAAATCTATGCCGGCATGGAAAACATACTTAACTTCATGCAGCATGATCCTATTCTGGCTTCTGATCAGCCTTACAGCGGCTATTTTGACAGCTCACTGATTTGGGGGCCGGTTTTCGGACGCACAGCCTATGCCGGCTTTCGGTATAACTTCTACTGGAAAAAAGATTCTCCTCCTGCCCAAAGCGGCCCGAAGTAA
- the ychF gene encoding ribosome-binding ATPase YchF, translated as MGLQCGIVGLPNVGKSTLFNALSNAKAQAANFPFCTIEPNVGVITVPDERLIRLAELVKPEKVTPATIEIVDIAGLVKGASKGEGLGNQFLANIRETDAIIHVLRCFENEHIVHVDGSVNPVRDKEIIDAELQLKDLETLEKKTQKLERLVKANDKDAIAALTLINELKTHLGKGLSARTFPKKYTENKHLADLHLLTDKPVLYVCNVDEKSVVTGNVFVEQVKTAIKDENAELLIISAAIEAEIAQLDNYADRQVFLADLGLEESGAARLVRSAYHLLNQITYFTAGEKEVRAWTIPKGITAPQAAGVIHSDFEKGFIRAEVIAYDDYIRYGSEAACREAGKLRMEGRDYIVQDGDVMHFRFNV; from the coding sequence ATGGGACTCCAATGCGGTATAGTCGGTTTGCCTAATGTTGGAAAATCCACGCTGTTCAATGCTTTGTCCAATGCCAAAGCACAGGCTGCAAACTTTCCGTTTTGCACCATAGAACCCAATGTCGGTGTAATCACTGTGCCGGATGAGCGGCTGATACGACTGGCAGAACTGGTTAAGCCCGAAAAAGTAACTCCCGCCACGATTGAAATCGTGGATATTGCCGGCCTGGTTAAAGGCGCAAGCAAAGGGGAAGGTCTAGGCAATCAGTTTTTAGCCAACATCAGAGAAACAGATGCCATCATCCATGTGCTGCGTTGTTTTGAAAACGAACATATCGTGCATGTGGATGGCAGCGTCAATCCTGTCCGTGATAAAGAAATTATTGATGCAGAGCTCCAGCTTAAAGATCTGGAAACACTGGAGAAAAAAACACAGAAACTGGAGCGGCTGGTCAAGGCAAATGACAAAGATGCTATTGCCGCACTGACCTTAATAAACGAACTGAAAACGCATCTGGGTAAGGGTCTTTCTGCTCGCACCTTCCCAAAGAAATATACCGAAAACAAACATCTGGCTGATTTGCATCTGCTTACAGACAAGCCGGTTCTGTATGTATGTAATGTAGATGAAAAATCTGTGGTTACAGGCAATGTCTTTGTGGAGCAGGTAAAGACAGCCATTAAAGATGAAAATGCAGAGCTGTTAATCATTTCAGCAGCCATTGAGGCGGAAATAGCTCAGCTGGACAACTATGCCGATCGACAGGTGTTTCTTGCTGACTTAGGGCTTGAGGAGTCCGGAGCAGCAAGGCTGGTGCGCAGCGCTTATCATTTGCTTAACCAGATCACCTACTTCACAGCCGGAGAAAAGGAAGTGCGCGCATGGACCATTCCCAAAGGGATAACTGCTCCTCAGGCAGCCGGTGTAATTCATTCTGACTTTGAAAAAGGATTTATCCGTGCTGAAGTAATAGCCTATGATGATTATATACGCTATGGCTCTGAAGCTGCCTGCCGTGAAGCCGGAAAACTCAGAATGGAAGGACGCGATTACATCGTGCAAGATGGCGATGTCATGCATTTCCGCTTTAATGTGTAG
- the gltD gene encoding glutamate synthase subunit beta: MYEYTKIERIEPELKLSKERIRDYREIYALYSADAAGAQASRCIQCGIPYCSAAGCPLHNYIPQWLKYIAEKDLEQAFHISNETSPFPEILGRICPHDRLCEGACTLNDGHGAVTIGAIEIFINETGFNKGLKPLFPDKPGSKRVAIIGSGPAGLSCATFLLRAGIRPVVFERADEPGGLLTYGIPGFKLEKEAVYRRIKLLKDAGMEMHLQTEIGRDIAFNVLCEEYDAVFLGFGATEGKVLSHEGYNADNIYMAVPFLTNIQKKLMGKRFDPKYQVRKKNVLVIGGGDTAMDCVRTAVREGALSVRCIYRRDEASMPGSRKEVKASKEEGVEFIFNTAPKHFMADAKGNIMGMKFMKTELIDSAEGRPGFREIPGSDHIIEGDVIILALGFNHEQLKFLNENGIQTDRYGAVVVDDKMQTSRKGVFAGGDAVRGADLVVNAAADGRAAALAIAEYLLEQATSDNIGAQPLGQISHVK; this comes from the coding sequence ATGTACGAGTACACGAAAATTGAACGTATTGAGCCGGAGTTGAAACTATCCAAGGAACGTATTCGCGATTACCGTGAGATTTATGCTCTGTATTCAGCAGATGCAGCCGGAGCCCAGGCCAGCCGCTGCATTCAGTGTGGCATTCCTTATTGTTCTGCGGCAGGATGTCCGCTGCATAATTATATCCCTCAGTGGCTTAAATATATTGCCGAAAAAGATCTGGAACAGGCATTTCACATTTCCAACGAGACCTCTCCGTTTCCAGAAATACTAGGACGCATTTGCCCACACGACCGTTTATGCGAGGGGGCCTGTACCCTAAATGACGGTCATGGTGCCGTAACCATTGGAGCAATAGAAATTTTTATTAATGAAACCGGATTTAACAAAGGACTGAAACCGTTGTTTCCCGATAAGCCTGGCTCCAAGCGCGTAGCAATTATTGGCTCAGGTCCTGCAGGGTTGTCCTGTGCTACTTTTTTGCTGCGTGCGGGTATTCGTCCGGTGGTCTTTGAACGGGCTGATGAGCCCGGAGGTCTTCTTACGTATGGCATTCCCGGCTTCAAGCTGGAGAAAGAGGCTGTCTATCGCAGAATTAAACTATTAAAAGATGCAGGTATGGAGATGCACCTGCAAACTGAAATCGGACGGGATATTGCGTTCAATGTTTTATGTGAAGAGTATGATGCGGTATTCCTTGGATTCGGAGCCACTGAGGGTAAAGTGCTTTCCCATGAAGGATATAATGCTGACAACATATATATGGCGGTGCCCTTTCTTACCAATATACAGAAAAAGCTCATGGGCAAGCGCTTTGATCCTAAATATCAGGTGAGAAAGAAAAATGTCCTGGTCATTGGAGGTGGAGACACAGCGATGGACTGTGTGCGCACCGCTGTGCGTGAAGGGGCTTTGAGTGTGCGTTGCATTTACAGGCGAGATGAAGCCAGCATGCCCGGAAGCAGAAAAGAAGTCAAGGCTTCAAAGGAGGAAGGAGTAGAGTTTATTTTCAATACTGCACCCAAACACTTTATGGCTGACGCAAAGGGAAATATCATGGGTATGAAGTTTATGAAAACCGAGCTGATAGATAGTGCCGAGGGGCGACCGGGATTCAGGGAAATTCCCGGCTCTGACCATATCATTGAAGGAGATGTAATTATCTTGGCTCTTGGCTTTAATCATGAGCAGTTAAAATTTTTGAACGAAAATGGCATACAAACAGATCGCTACGGTGCCGTAGTGGTGGATGACAAAATGCAAACCTCGCGTAAAGGGGTATTCGCAGGCGGAGATGCTGTAAGAGGCGCTGATCTGGTGGTTAATGCGGCTGCAGACGGACGGGCGGCTGCCCTGGCTATTGCAGAATACCTGCTGGAGCAGGCAACCTCGGATAATATTGGTGCACAACCCCTGGGCCAAATTTCACATGTGAAATAG